The proteins below are encoded in one region of Flavobacterium nackdongense:
- a CDS encoding AI-2E family transporter, which produces MEPDQSKSAKINFEKIVDTLIRLGILGVLLLWCFDILRPFFLILVWAVVIAIAIFPVHNFFVKVFRGRRIFAVIVLTLLMLSVIIVPSGLIIYSLYEGINHFRELFNSGEHLIPPPGGTTANWPDITKPIVDIWQLASDNLQATVLKYSEQIKEYGSIFLSALAGIGQGIISFVASIIIAGVLLIYADSSEAVTKKIFVKLVGKNSDNFAQITVLTIRNVVKGILGVAVIQASMAGIGFFIAGVPFAGLWTILCLILAIVQVGVGPIAIPVAIYMFSVSDTTTAVILAIWLGITLLMDNVLKPILLGRNAPAPMLVIFIGSIGGFLYNGFIGLFLGAIVLTIGYTLFMSWLDTEN; this is translated from the coding sequence ATGGAACCGGATCAATCGAAGTCAGCAAAAATTAATTTTGAAAAAATAGTAGATACCCTCATTCGATTGGGTATTTTAGGTGTTTTATTGCTGTGGTGTTTTGATATTTTGAGACCGTTCTTTCTTATTTTAGTTTGGGCAGTTGTTATCGCGATTGCGATTTTTCCGGTGCATAATTTTTTTGTAAAAGTATTTAGAGGCAGGCGAATTTTTGCCGTAATTGTATTGACTTTATTGATGTTGAGCGTGATTATTGTGCCTAGCGGACTGATTATTTATTCTTTGTATGAAGGGATAAATCATTTTCGCGAATTGTTTAATTCAGGTGAGCATTTAATTCCACCTCCGGGAGGGACAACCGCTAATTGGCCAGATATTACTAAGCCAATCGTGGATATTTGGCAGTTGGCCTCCGACAATTTACAGGCCACAGTGTTGAAGTATTCGGAACAAATCAAAGAGTACGGTTCCATTTTTTTATCCGCATTAGCAGGAATTGGTCAAGGAATAATCTCCTTCGTTGCATCGATAATTATAGCCGGTGTTTTGTTAATTTATGCAGATTCTTCAGAAGCAGTAACCAAAAAAATATTTGTAAAATTAGTGGGCAAAAATAGCGATAATTTTGCTCAAATTACAGTGCTTACGATTCGAAATGTGGTCAAAGGTATTCTTGGCGTAGCAGTGATTCAAGCTTCAATGGCTGGAATTGGTTTTTTTATCGCAGGAGTTCCCTTTGCTGGTTTGTGGACCATTCTGTGTCTGATTTTGGCTATTGTACAAGTCGGAGTTGGACCGATCGCAATTCCAGTGGCTATTTATATGTTTTCGGTTTCAGATACGACTACAGCAGTGATTTTGGCGATTTGGTTGGGAATAACACTTTTGATGGATAATGTTCTTAAACCGATTCTTTTAGGGAGAAATGCACCCGCTCCGATGCTTGTTATTTTTATTGGTTCTATCGGAGGCTTTTTATACAATGGTTTTATAGGCTTGTTTCTTGGGGCGATTGTACTCACTATCGGATACACGCTTTTTATGTCTTGGTTGGATACCGAAAATTGA
- a CDS encoding L-serine ammonia-lyase — MEECISVFDMLKIGVGPSSSHTLGPWRAAERFLSELRSTNKFKLVDFIKVNLYGSLSLTGKGHATDLAIMLGLSGQDPEYIPIQNIDSIITAIKEKHILKLGNEIEIPFLIEEDIIFNKNFLPFHANGLTFTANLLDTTEYSSTYYSIGGGFVVVEERVNAKKKLQIKCAFPFPIQNADELIRYTIDQNKSISEIVYENEKSMRTEAQIHQELMRIWNTMLECMYTGCHSEGILPGGLNVRRRAFDMHQHLIGEAHYDSPQSWLEQIRLTEVKFRQILKWVSCFALAVNEVNAALGRVVTAPTNGSAGVIPAVLMYYLVIENHKAGEKEIKQFLMVAGEIGSIFKKGSTISAAMGGCQAEIGVSSAMAAAALCELMGGTPAQVLMAAEIAMEHHLGLTCDPIGGLVQIPCIERNTMGAIKAINAAELALETDPKNAKVPLDKVIDTMWQTAKDMNNKYKETSEGGLAVAVNMADC; from the coding sequence ATGGAAGAATGTATTTCGGTTTTTGATATGCTAAAAATTGGTGTTGGCCCCTCGAGTTCACACACTCTTGGCCCTTGGAGAGCAGCCGAACGTTTTTTGTCAGAATTGCGAAGCACTAACAAATTTAAACTTGTAGATTTCATCAAAGTAAATTTGTACGGTTCACTTTCCTTGACCGGCAAAGGCCATGCTACCGATCTAGCCATAATGTTAGGGCTTTCGGGTCAAGACCCTGAATATATTCCAATTCAGAATATTGACTCCATAATTACAGCAATTAAAGAGAAACACATTCTAAAATTAGGTAATGAAATAGAAATTCCCTTTCTAATTGAAGAAGATATCATTTTCAATAAAAACTTCCTCCCTTTTCACGCAAATGGATTGACTTTTACGGCTAATTTACTTGATACTACTGAATATTCATCGACCTACTACTCCATCGGTGGTGGATTTGTTGTAGTAGAAGAGCGTGTCAATGCCAAGAAAAAACTGCAAATAAAATGTGCCTTTCCGTTTCCGATTCAAAATGCCGACGAATTGATACGTTATACCATCGATCAAAACAAAAGCATTTCGGAAATTGTTTATGAAAACGAAAAATCGATGCGTACCGAAGCCCAAATTCATCAGGAATTAATGCGCATTTGGAACACTATGCTCGAGTGTATGTACACGGGTTGCCATTCCGAAGGAATTCTTCCCGGCGGATTAAATGTGCGCCGAAGAGCCTTCGATATGCACCAACACCTCATTGGCGAAGCCCATTACGATTCGCCACAATCTTGGTTGGAACAAATTCGCCTGACCGAAGTGAAATTCAGACAAATCCTGAAATGGGTTTCGTGTTTTGCCTTGGCGGTCAATGAAGTCAATGCTGCCTTGGGACGTGTCGTAACCGCTCCAACTAACGGAAGTGCAGGAGTTATTCCAGCCGTTTTAATGTATTATTTGGTTATCGAAAATCACAAGGCTGGCGAAAAGGAAATCAAACAATTCCTGATGGTTGCCGGAGAAATTGGCAGTATTTTCAAAAAAGGGTCAACCATTTCGGCAGCAATGGGTGGTTGTCAGGCAGAAATCGGCGTTTCATCAGCTATGGCAGCTGCGGCACTTTGCGAATTGATGGGCGGAACACCAGCGCAAGTGTTGATGGCTGCAGAAATTGCAATGGAACATCATTTGGGATTGACCTGTGATCCTATTGGCGGTTTAGTTCAAATTCCGTGCATCGAAAGAAATACGATGGGCGCTATCAAAGCCATAAACGCTGCCGAATTAGCTTTAGAAACCGACCCGAAAAATGCCAAAGTGCCATTAGACAAAGTCATTGATACGATGTGGCAAACCGCCAAAGATATGAACAACAAATACAAAGAAACTTCCGAAGGCGGTTTAGCTGTTGCCGTGAATATGGCCGATTGTTAG
- a CDS encoding YeiH family protein, translated as MTTPNENPPKKSILDKTITTREVIFMFFVVLCLSPLISPPIALLMGLVIAQFIGHPYLNLNHKATHILLQVSVVGLGFGMNVHSALQAGKEGFTLTIISIIGTLILGVFLGKVLKIEEKISFLIASGTAICGGSAIAAISPVIKANEKQISVALGTIFILNSVALVIFPFIGHYLNLSESQFGLWCAIAIHDTSSVVGAAGKYGTHALEVATTVKLARALWIIPIALLSTFIFKNKETKIKIPYFIGLFILAMIANTYVPLIQDFSHYITGFAKATLTLTLFLIGCGLSRKVLVSVGFKPLVQGIALWMVISAGTLWAIISLI; from the coding sequence ATGACGACTCCCAATGAAAATCCCCCTAAAAAAAGCATCTTAGATAAAACCATCACCACACGTGAGGTTATCTTTATGTTTTTTGTAGTTTTATGCTTGTCGCCCTTAATTTCTCCGCCCATCGCGTTATTGATGGGATTGGTTATCGCTCAATTTATTGGTCACCCCTATTTGAATTTAAATCACAAAGCAACCCATATTTTATTGCAGGTTTCAGTTGTGGGACTGGGCTTTGGGATGAATGTGCACAGTGCGCTGCAAGCTGGTAAGGAAGGCTTCACCCTGACGATAATTTCGATTATCGGCACTCTAATTCTAGGTGTTTTCTTGGGAAAAGTCCTTAAAATAGAAGAAAAAATATCCTTTCTAATTGCCTCAGGAACCGCTATTTGTGGCGGAAGTGCTATTGCTGCCATTTCACCGGTTATCAAAGCCAATGAAAAACAAATATCGGTGGCATTGGGAACTATTTTCATCCTGAATTCGGTGGCCTTGGTTATTTTTCCATTTATTGGACATTACCTGAATTTATCTGAAAGTCAGTTTGGATTGTGGTGCGCCATCGCAATTCACGACACGAGTTCTGTGGTGGGAGCCGCTGGAAAATATGGTACTCACGCGCTAGAAGTGGCCACAACTGTAAAATTAGCCCGAGCGTTATGGATTATTCCTATTGCACTTTTATCGACCTTTATTTTCAAAAATAAAGAAACTAAAATCAAAATACCTTATTTCATCGGACTGTTTATTTTGGCAATGATAGCGAATACGTATGTCCCCTTGATTCAAGATTTCAGTCATTATATTACAGGTTTTGCAAAGGCCACTTTGACCCTAACGCTGTTTCTAATTGGCTGTGGTTTGTCTCGAAAAGTATTAGTTTCGGTGGGTTTCAAACCCTTAGTGCAAGGTATTGCGC